In Geobacter anodireducens, a genomic segment contains:
- a CDS encoding fimbrial protein, which yields MDIRINLATRYFYNTRKVNTGIAAVVLVLLLLLAYNIASLVANVSTERALKKDMGILQARFDESAKGITEKQYRDLLKKIAEANAVIGKKAFDWLLLLNRLEEVVPEGVALGAIDPSLKDGTLKLSGAARSFGALRSLMENLESSTHFTDVLLLNQGQLSVGEKQKGISFTVTCKVDFT from the coding sequence ATGGATATCCGGATCAACCTTGCCACCCGTTATTTCTATAACACGAGGAAGGTGAACACGGGGATTGCCGCAGTGGTCCTGGTGCTTCTTCTCCTGCTGGCGTACAACATCGCATCGCTTGTGGCGAATGTTTCCACGGAGCGCGCGCTCAAGAAGGACATGGGGATTTTGCAGGCCCGTTTTGATGAGTCTGCCAAGGGAATTACCGAAAAGCAGTATCGGGATCTGCTCAAGAAGATTGCCGAAGCCAACGCCGTAATCGGCAAAAAGGCCTTTGACTGGTTGCTTCTTCTGAACCGTCTTGAGGAAGTAGTGCCCGAGGGGGTTGCACTCGGGGCCATAGATCCCAGCCTGAAGGACGGGACCCTTAAGCTTTCCGGTGCTGCCCGCTCGTTCGGCGCACTCAGATCGCTGATGGAGAACCTGGAGTCGTCAACCCACTTTACCGATGTTCTCCTGTTGAATCAGGGACAGCTGAGTGTCGGAGAAAAGCAGAAGGGTATTTCCTTTACCGTCACCTGCAAGGTCGACTTTACATGA
- a CDS encoding cytochrome C: protein MTSPATGCQMRLFFTAVMVALLWGTSGGQSVLAAEHVSPHDAQGACLSCHIAPERDLNADRFPFSGKKQLKYGVNGACLQCHGIDFGHGVGKKPEMNRTGLPLDGDGLIACAITCHDMHVVAAENPHQKAYHLRVPVEDLCFSCHDR from the coding sequence ATGACCTCACCTGCGACGGGCTGTCAGATGCGATTGTTTTTCACCGCGGTTATGGTTGCGTTACTGTGGGGAACGTCAGGTGGGCAGTCAGTCCTGGCGGCCGAACACGTATCACCGCACGATGCACAAGGGGCATGCCTCTCGTGTCACATTGCCCCGGAACGTGATTTGAATGCCGACCGTTTTCCTTTCAGTGGGAAAAAGCAGTTAAAATACGGTGTTAACGGGGCATGTCTCCAGTGTCACGGTATTGATTTCGGCCATGGTGTCGGCAAAAAGCCGGAAATGAACCGCACGGGGCTGCCGCTCGACGGAGACGGGTTGATTGCCTGTGCCATCACGTGTCACGACATGCACGTGGTTGCCGCGGAAAATCCTCACCAGAAGGCATACCATCTGCGTGTGCCCGTGGAGGATCTCTGCTTTTCCTGCCATGACCGATAA
- a CDS encoding cytochrome C, whose product MPVAAALLCLVLFSVMPAVAADYTGGVHLDRSKVPRGCSTCHLKFNFKDGGGPETCIVCHGDPSRLTRQYAGMPRGFAPREADMKNVEEEFRKPFRHPTFDARGVHRGGETLPERDPRMPRHADCVDCHNPHHVSSTNKFAGIKGRRVGNLVSTVTTEFELCYRCHAESANLPGRFGNKRAEFAATNPSFHPIEAEGKNAAVVSLIRPYKERKESPGDVSTISCGDCHGSESSSGPRGPHGSLNEHILVENYSTRDNQPESPHAYALCYRCHDRSSILGNESFKFHARHIQGTGGIAGSNGTSCYTCHNSHGSVEYKYLIQFNRSVVSPNSQGQLKFVEKGISTFRGECYLSCHGADHNPKVY is encoded by the coding sequence ATGCCGGTAGCCGCAGCTCTTCTTTGTCTGGTGCTGTTCTCGGTCATGCCGGCCGTCGCGGCTGATTACACGGGGGGAGTCCATCTTGATCGGAGTAAAGTGCCCCGGGGATGTTCAACCTGTCACCTCAAGTTCAATTTCAAGGACGGCGGCGGCCCCGAAACCTGCATTGTCTGTCACGGTGATCCTTCCCGGCTGACACGCCAGTATGCCGGCATGCCCCGAGGTTTCGCTCCCCGTGAAGCCGATATGAAAAACGTTGAGGAAGAATTCCGCAAGCCTTTCCGTCATCCCACGTTTGATGCCCGCGGCGTCCATCGGGGCGGGGAGACCCTGCCGGAGAGGGATCCCCGCATGCCCCGCCACGCCGACTGCGTGGACTGCCACAATCCCCATCATGTTTCTTCAACAAATAAATTTGCGGGCATTAAAGGGCGCAGGGTCGGTAACCTGGTTTCGACCGTTACGACGGAATTCGAGCTTTGCTACCGGTGCCACGCCGAAAGCGCGAACCTTCCCGGCCGCTTCGGCAATAAAAGGGCCGAGTTTGCCGCCACCAACCCGTCGTTTCATCCGATCGAGGCTGAGGGAAAAAACGCGGCGGTTGTCAGTCTCATTCGTCCGTATAAAGAAAGGAAGGAAAGTCCGGGCGATGTCTCAACCATTTCCTGCGGCGACTGCCACGGCAGCGAGTCTTCTTCCGGCCCCCGCGGTCCCCATGGCTCTCTCAACGAGCACATCCTCGTGGAGAACTACTCGACACGAGACAACCAGCCGGAAAGCCCCCACGCCTACGCACTTTGTTACCGGTGCCACGATCGCAGCAGTATCCTCGGCAATGAAAGCTTCAAATTCCATGCAAGGCACATCCAGGGTACTGGCGGCATTGCCGGCTCAAATGGCACCTCCTGCTATACCTGTCACAATTCCCACGGCAGCGTTGAGTACAAGTACCTGATCCAGTTCAACAGGTCAGTGGTTTCTCCTAATTCCCAGGGCCAGCTCAAGTTCGTGGAAAAGGGGATCTCCACATTCAGGGGAGAGTGCTATCTTTCCTGTCACGGCGCAGACCACAATCCAAAGGTATATTGA
- a CDS encoding type II secretion system protein: MALYHCKLGSSEGRIITRDLEAANPEMLRVSLEEQGFFVFEIKKKPLQFLWNKGGGRRKVDNKALLTLNQELLVLIKAGLPIIQALDTVLERVERGTLFDVLAVVREDVKGGMALSDALEKHAKVFPHLYVASVRAGERTGDLPLTIRRYIAFLKRVEEVRKRFVSALVYPAILVTVATLAITFLLVYVVPTFSQVYADAGSQLPLPTRMLIAFSTSLKQLFPLVIAAVFGTVFIFRRWAATEGGRYRVDDIKIRIPFIGDIFSKFAVTSFTRTLATVIGSGIPIVESLKMSVGTLNNRVLERRMLEAVVKIEEGMSLSGAIESARIMPPLALRMLGVGETTGSLEEMLGDIAEYFEGEIDARLHLLTTAIEPAIMIVMGLVVGVIIVTMYLPVFKIAGTVG, from the coding sequence ATGGCCCTATACCACTGTAAGCTCGGCTCCTCCGAGGGGCGAATCATAACCAGGGATCTGGAAGCCGCAAACCCTGAGATGCTTCGCGTCAGTTTGGAAGAGCAGGGTTTTTTTGTTTTCGAGATAAAAAAAAAGCCCCTGCAGTTTCTCTGGAACAAAGGGGGAGGGCGGCGCAAGGTAGACAACAAGGCCCTCCTTACCCTTAACCAGGAACTTCTCGTTCTGATCAAGGCCGGACTGCCGATTATCCAGGCGCTTGACACGGTACTGGAGCGGGTTGAGCGGGGAACTCTCTTTGACGTGCTGGCGGTTGTGCGCGAGGACGTCAAGGGTGGGATGGCTCTCTCTGATGCCTTGGAAAAGCACGCCAAGGTTTTTCCTCATCTTTACGTAGCTTCGGTGCGGGCCGGCGAGCGGACCGGAGACCTGCCGCTTACCATCCGGCGCTACATCGCGTTTCTCAAACGGGTAGAAGAGGTACGGAAACGATTCGTTTCCGCGCTGGTCTATCCTGCAATCCTCGTTACTGTGGCGACGTTGGCCATAACGTTTCTTCTGGTCTATGTGGTTCCGACCTTCAGCCAGGTTTATGCGGATGCCGGCTCCCAGCTTCCGCTTCCCACCAGGATGCTCATAGCGTTTTCCACATCCCTGAAACAGCTTTTCCCCCTGGTTATTGCGGCAGTTTTTGGCACTGTATTCATTTTTAGGCGATGGGCCGCCACCGAGGGGGGGCGGTATCGGGTCGATGATATAAAGATACGAATTCCCTTTATCGGTGATATTTTTTCCAAGTTTGCCGTAACCTCGTTCACTCGGACGCTGGCAACAGTCATCGGCAGCGGCATACCTATTGTCGAATCGCTCAAGATGTCGGTCGGCACGTTAAACAATCGCGTCCTCGAAAGGCGCATGCTTGAAGCCGTGGTCAAGATCGAGGAGGGAATGAGCCTGTCGGGCGCCATCGAATCGGCGAGGATCATGCCGCCTCTCGCGCTCCGGATGCTCGGCGTGGGTGAGACTACCGGTTCTCTTGAAGAGATGCTGGGTGATATTGCCGAATACTTCGAGGGAGAAATCGATGCCCGCCTCCACCTGCTGACAACCGCCATTGAACCCGCGATCATGATCGTCATGGGGCTGGTGGTCGGCGTCATTATCGTAACCATGTATCTGCCGGTGTTCAAGATTGCCGGTACCGTGGGGTGA
- a CDS encoding pilus assembly protein PilM, with protein MFFTHNAIGMEVSQHGIRFAVLAGGKGAPRLVTHGGASFASGIVRILHREPNVADPKAFVGTVREEFCKLLARTNLVSVTLPDAVGRIMIMDFDTRFKNREEGRDMIRWKLKKSLPLDSGDMHLDYQTLRERDNGSLSVLIAVVARQVVTQYEDLLLEAGIQPNRIDFNTFNLYRVAAKRVPSEDTALFVAFHRGMLSMLVLTDGVIDFYRAKEMGRDGVDPNRIFMEVNSSLLVYRDKNPGREVKSVLCLAPPDGGESFSGIVAEASGVDPVLFAPQTFIASNGSTAAAPASLHDLAAALGAATRNL; from the coding sequence ATGTTTTTCACCCATAACGCCATAGGTATGGAGGTGTCGCAGCACGGGATCCGCTTCGCCGTGCTGGCTGGCGGCAAGGGGGCGCCGCGTCTCGTGACGCATGGCGGTGCCTCCTTTGCATCGGGGATCGTGCGGATTCTCCACCGCGAGCCCAATGTCGCCGATCCAAAGGCGTTTGTCGGCACGGTGCGCGAGGAATTTTGCAAACTGCTCGCCCGGACGAACCTCGTATCGGTTACACTGCCCGACGCGGTCGGCCGCATAATGATCATGGATTTCGACACGCGCTTCAAAAACAGGGAAGAGGGGCGCGACATGATCCGCTGGAAGCTCAAGAAGAGCCTTCCCCTTGACTCAGGGGACATGCATCTGGACTACCAGACCCTGCGTGAGCGTGACAATGGCAGCCTTTCGGTGCTGATTGCCGTTGTGGCGCGACAGGTCGTGACCCAGTACGAGGATTTGCTCCTTGAGGCGGGCATTCAGCCGAACCGGATCGATTTCAACACGTTTAATCTCTATCGCGTGGCGGCCAAGCGTGTTCCGTCTGAGGATACCGCGCTCTTTGTGGCCTTTCACCGGGGCATGCTGAGCATGCTCGTTCTAACCGACGGAGTCATCGATTTCTATCGAGCAAAAGAGATGGGCAGAGATGGTGTTGATCCGAACCGGATTTTCATGGAGGTCAACAGCTCACTCCTTGTCTATCGCGACAAAAACCCCGGCCGTGAGGTCAAGAGCGTGCTCTGTCTGGCTCCTCCGGATGGGGGGGAGTCCTTCTCCGGCATCGTTGCGGAAGCGAGCGGCGTCGATCCGGTCCTGTTCGCTCCGCAGACGTTCATAGCCAGTAACGGCTCAACTGCGGCGGCTCCCGCGTCACTTCATGACCTGGCAGCAGCCCTTGGTGCGGCCACGAGGAACCTCTGA
- a CDS encoding pilus assembly protein PilO, whose protein sequence is MTKQQLIQLITSRKRTVVVLLVLATVNIILTMFKGVYQEPRIAELRDEWTSKRSLNTGARHDVSSIYRQGTEDLKAYRERLTPKRGFTALMMEVFETAADNGLTVKGVTYKPKQVPDQKLVVYDVVLSLDGTYAGIKSFLSDLQCHRSMLVVESLSLNSGSAVEEAVALKVQLSAYLRTEE, encoded by the coding sequence ATGACGAAGCAGCAACTCATACAACTTATCACGTCCAGGAAGCGGACTGTGGTCGTCCTTCTTGTCTTGGCAACGGTGAATATCATCCTGACGATGTTCAAAGGCGTGTATCAAGAGCCGCGCATTGCCGAGCTGAGGGATGAGTGGACATCCAAGAGGTCGCTCAATACGGGTGCCAGACATGATGTGTCCTCCATCTACCGGCAAGGGACTGAGGATCTGAAGGCGTACCGGGAGCGCCTTACCCCCAAGCGGGGGTTCACCGCCCTCATGATGGAAGTGTTCGAGACCGCTGCTGACAACGGACTCACGGTCAAGGGGGTTACGTACAAGCCGAAGCAGGTGCCGGATCAAAAGCTCGTGGTCTATGATGTGGTTCTTTCGCTTGACGGAACCTACGCCGGGATCAAGAGCTTCCTCTCCGATCTCCAGTGTCACAGGTCAATGCTCGTGGTTGAATCTCTCTCACTCAACAGCGGCAGTGCCGTGGAGGAGGCGGTTGCACTGAAAGTGCAGCTTTCGGCCTACCTCCGGACGGAGGAATGA